GTACATGCTCCGTTATTGTCCCTGTGAGAACCTGAAGCAGTTGtagttgctgctgatgctgtgaAATGCTAAATAGTTTTTGTGTACTTCTCGATGGGCGAGTGGATTTTTTCTCAGCTCGTCTTGCCTTTCTGAGACTGGGGAAGGGAATTGCAACCATGCAGGAAATAATGAGCAGACAGCTCGAGCGTTTTATACAGCTTTTCCACTTTCAAATCAGAACTAAACCCCACATTTTTCATACCAATGGCCTTAAAGATTTAGCTGGTAAGCATGGCTGGATACTTGTCTCAGAGGTTGGTAGCTCGATGTATGAGAATGAGTACATCACTGTAATGTGTTCAAGATCAGTCCGATTCATTTCATcgtcattttcttttgcttttcttcatctttatcgtcgtttactgttgttgtcatcatcttaACATCTGATGAATGGTCAGaggtattttttttagatgACCTTCCACCCTGTTATCTTCATTTTCCAACCGATGAACAGAAATACTTTCTAAGGGCAGCCGGTCTGTGAAACTAAAGCCGGAGGATCAAGAGAAGGCGGTGAGCTTTCAGGAAACCAAATGACTGCACGCAGACGAAATTGTTCAACCATCACTAGAGAGAGCTTTCTCTTGTCTTCCGTTCTTCCGCCCAGCTGGGTCCCATCTCTGCCCACCCTTTTGAAGTTCTTCCAACCGGCCTCGCGGTCACTTCGAAGTATTCCAAATTCTGATCAAGCATAATTCTTTCACATGTTACCTTTGGTAATCCACCCCAAAATCCCCgtgtttacatatttgtttgtCGAATTGAATGCAGGGGATATCGTCATTCGCCACACCAAACACCAGAGAGGAAGACAATCATCTATTATTTTCTGCTTGACCGAAACCTTTCATCGATAATTTAGCTTTTCTTGAATTTTGACAAGGAAGCAGATAGGTTAATGTTCTGTACTAAAAACAAGTCTTTCGAAGAAATAGCAAACCCAGTAAATGAGTTTCATGAACAGGTAATAAATTCCCCCCGGAAATCCCCAAGTGTTCACGGCATCTCGCTCCAGGCGAGTAATGTCTCTCCCTCCATGCTAGCACAGCCATCcgcttttttacagttttgtcaGAAAATCAATCCTTCTACCTTCATGACATCCTATAACTCTCCACTCTGTCGCTAGATGTCTCTGTGTATCTTGCAAACATAGGCTGTGATGATGAATCAAACACAGCTGAAGACTCGGTTTGTTTCCAGACATCGTCCTCGGCTAGAACTGCTCTGGTTTgtgtcaaaaaaaaactttcttggtTGCTTTCAGTTTGTTCCTTTCATCCTTCCTGAATTCTTTGGATGAAACATGTCTTTGAGAGTCCTGCAGATGGGCATTTGAGGACAGATCGATGAGCTGTTTCTACCGCatctttctttgctgtcttctctgtgtgtgtgtgtgtgtgagagagagacttatTTCATCCTTCACTCTTGCAAGATATACAATACTTCCATTGCAAGTCAAGCACTTTCATCACAAGCTATCATGTCCAGTGTATTCCCTGCTGAACTAGACATGCAGCACTTTCATCAGAGAACAAACAATTGTATGTCGTGTagtatagtattttcatttccaCCCGATGCACCGAACAGACGAGCTGCTTACTTTTCGATGGCGACCTGCTGATGCGTCCTACAGGATCAacacgcgcgtgcacgtgcGGCGCATGCATGAGTGCCGGCATGCTTACTCGTGTTAACATCCTCATCATTTCTTGAAATGAAATGATACACCAGGGAACTCTCTCATGATGGAGATGCTGGACACCTTGGTTCCAACAAACCTTAGCCAGAAACCCCATCACATTGGCAGTCATCCTGTTGGCTGTTGTGTCCCTAGTGTGGCGTGTGCACGCGTGCATAAACGtgattctgtttttattttgtttttccaaCTGTAGCCTTGTCtatattttagtttctttttaatctaagtttttttttttcttcaagctCAAAATAGTTGTCTTCTTAACAAAGTGGTTTACCGTATGACACGATACGTCGAAGATGTAGCTTGATCCTTCCCTTTCTTTACCttaattctctcccttctcaACTGCCCTCGCACTCTATTTTTCCACACCCACTCCATTCCTCACTCATCTTGTTTTTGCAAACTCTTACTAATTCCAAAGTGCACGAACTGTATTCTAGAGAAACAATGAAATGTGCTAAAAATGGATTTGTGTCCTCTGAATGTACTTTCTCGTGGGTGAGCAGTCCTTGTAGTATCTGCATTCTTCAATAATTTAAGGTTTTGAAAAGTCCTTCATGGCAAAGACAGCAGCAGGTATGGGCGTATCTTTGTTGccagtgatatatatatatatgatcgaTCAGCTGAGCTTTGCATGTGGTCTTAAATGTGCCTCCGAGCTGCTGTTGGCAAAGTCTTTTGTAAGAGCATCAATCTTCACCGTGTTACCCCGTCAGGACTCATTTAGCCCACCCTCACCACCATCTTgagagctatatatatatatctttacttTTCTACTATGTGTTGTAGAAACTGTTGAGGCGGGTGTAGAAGTAtcaatgagttttttttttttcttcctttatttgctttcttctctGCCTCTTTCGAAATAGCCTGATTTCAGTTTTTCGCTCGTTCTTTTCCGGTTGTGTATAAATTCTTCAGGCAAGAGAGGAAATTCCTTCTGCTGCATTTGCCTTGTCGTCAGTAAGCGAGAGTGACTTACACGTGGTCCTCCCGCTCGCCCGCTCGCTTTGCACGAAGTAGTCGTCCATGATTACCGGAAAGCCTCCTGCCCCTCTTCAGCCTGGAGGAGAAGGTCTGGCGGGCCAGTCGCCAGCTTTGTGACACCTGAAGGATGTGACGATATCGGACAGACAGGTTCAAACAGATCGGGTGGTCCGTGCGGTGTGTTGCTGTAGGCGCTGGCACCCTGATTCCAGCCACAGGTGAGTACCTGAGTAGGTACATTGTACACTGTACACCGTGTGGTCAACAGTTGAGTCTGTACGCAGGTACAGTCTTACTGGATGTCATTTTGCTGCAGTCTTGTATTTTGTCAGAGTATTGACAAGAACGAGGACACTTCCGATGGTGATATTGTGATAAAGTTGGAAGAATGGCCATGATGAATGATTAGCGAGGGAGTTAAAAACTTTCCAGTATGTTTCACTCTTGTGTTCTTCGATCGTTAGAAGAACTTGTGttccttagtttttttttccaaattattaTTGTCAATGCACTCAAAATTTTTcattagtctctctctctctcctttttttcgtttgttctttcttccctcGTATGAATGTCTGCAGCTGCGCGCGCTCACGTGCCAGCGTGCGATTGCGTTTTCATGAGCACGTCCCTCCAGTCAATCCAAAAGGCTATTTTCCCTGAGAGTCTTTTCGCTGCAAAGCTGTCAGTAATTTTTCTTTAGGTCCCTCGTGCTTCCTAAGTATGATGTATGCAGTCTGTATCAGCCAGTTTATTCTCAGCTGCATCATTCTTTGAGAATGTGTCTTGCTAACTACATGATTCACTACAGTTCCaaggcaaattttttttctagaacaAGAGAGAGGGTTGGTCTTACCCGGGTAAAAAGGTCAGGAGCAGACTCTGTACTTACTTTCGCCTTCATTGCTTCCGTCTGGCCGGGGGAGACCTGTCTCTCCTTTGGCTGCTGGAGCGTGCAGAGGGAGATATGGCGATACAGACTTGGTTTATTAACTGGGTTGAGTTCATTACAAGATAATAACCCACAAATTTCATTGATTCAATATGGCTTCAATTCATGTATAGAAAAAAACTGCAGTTCTTGAGTTTTGAAAGGAGGTCAAGGCCTCACTTCTGCGACATAACAAAGTGAACTTGATGTTACGGTAGCTCATCATTGCCATAACTCAAATATCACGGGTATGTGAATAAACACAGCAGAAGATGTTAGTTGAGGGGAAGTAATTAGTTGTGTTAAGCCGAGCAAGCAATTAAGGCagtcagtcctgtaaacagatgccacgtgcaaaGAAacaacagcgtgcccgagacgagatctgaacccaggacacccaatccTGACTGTACTAATGACAGATGAAGATCTCTAGGGATGTGGAGGTccgaggaggaagaaaaaacacattttttagaAAGCAATATTGCATGCTATCGCTATACCATTTTACATAATATTATTCTAGAGTTTCTTAATTTGGACAAGCCGGCTTGGGGCTACTTTATCTTtccttcctctcctctctcAACTCTCGACGGATGAGGGTTTTTTGCGGAGTGAGATTTAATGGTGGGAGCAATATGCATAGAAATTAAACTGACCTACTTTCTAAGTGATGAGCCAGTTTTCTTCAGGGTTAGTTAAATGTCAAGGCGATCATGCTGATGACTTGTTTTGACAGAACCTGAATTAGGAGCTATGAATATGTATGTACCTAATGATCTCTGAATCGAGCTTCATTGACAGTTTCTCGAAATACCAACGCAGACAGTTCGGGTTTCAATCACTCGTGCTCGAGCTTAAAATTATTCTCCAAGGACATCCTCAGCAAACAGTCTGACCTGTTTCATCAGTGAACCACAACAGCTTTGCCACGAAAACATTTTACGACAAAGAGATAGAAATTAATTCTTTGTATACATTACTTTATTCCATGCTTTAGTCACTTTTTTTGGACTGTTTGACCGAATATGAAAGATCTCACTTTATACTTATTCCCAAAATCTGGTGAAATAATTCTGACATTGCAGTTTTTccctggatttttttaattccttattTCCCATTAATAAATATCTGCTCTCTCGTTGGCTGCGGTCTCCATTCATTTAAGAAAAACGAATTTGTGGCAATTCACGCATTtctaaaaaacagaaataaaacttggTTATACACATTGTGATAACAAGAGCTGTGTGTTCTGTTCCCATTCTACTAATTTTGAGTGTAATCTATTGTCTCCCTTCTTAATTTCTAGTTTGTAGGCGAACTATGCATGTGTAAGCTTATTCTAAATTAGAATACATTGCGGTTAAATTACTGTCTAAATTCAGTAGTTCAACAACTCATTGATGCAATGTGATTGTTGATGAGCAAATAGTTTACCGAACACTGAGCTAATTTACTCATTTGATTGCCGGGCTATATTTAGAAAAGCCTGTGAAAAGTTTGGGCTCAATTTCAGGGATAAAACATGCATTTTTATATATCCGTGCCACCAAATTCCCCCAGGAACCTGacttttctgcaaaatttaaCAGATGTGGTTTTATCTCGCAACAACTCACCCAGCTAAGGCTGAAAGGAGAATACAGAGTTGTGTGGTGACTGCCAAATATCCAGGGGGAGCTAGTAATGACACTGGGGGCTGCAGGGTAATGACCGAGCTGCTCACACTCCAAGTCGTCACGCATGGTAATTGACTTTGAGTCTCGCGAGGAACAGCAAAGTTAATAGAAGCTCCCTTCGGGAATGGTCCTTCTCTCGTTCTTGTCAACCGATTTGGACACTGTAGTAAAAAAGTACTCTGTTGTAGTGGTTGTATtccagatgtgtgtgtgtgtggtctttttttttactttcccgttatttttctattttggttGTAGAGGTTGTCATGGCTGAAAAATCGCTGAACTCTTTAGTGTACAGTTTGTCAGTATCTTTAGGTgaatgaataacaaaaaaacacggaaaaatatttctctatttatctctttattaaaaaaagttacattttattttactaaggGATTCTCTATAGTCTTAATCCTGAGGTAAATGGCCTCTTGTTTGGAAACAGAACGCATTGCAAACAATCAATAAACTGATTCACTTACTTTTTATAACTTGCTTTTGTGTGCGGTGGCGAGCCTGCATTTAGTGAGGGTCGTTTTTCTTCACTGCGAATGCTTGTTATGCCAGATATAATCTTGCTATTAAAGAGCTGAAACCGATAACGATTAAATAAACGATTGGaacattgtaatttttcttcAGATGTTGTATCCCTTTATATTTTCCAGCAGCCAGTGCCCCAGGGGAAGACTTTGAAGGCGTGTCACGTGGATTGGACAGAGGTTTGCCGGCGAAACTTTGTGTTGGCTGCGGCCTGACAGATGGCAGCTGGAGTGTTACTTCTGATCCTCTGATGTCCTTCTGATGTTGCCACTGTACGCATTAGTGTCAGTTTGTCTGACCTCTGGCTCCCCACAGTGAGTTCATCTGAGTAGACGAAAGAGCGACTGGGCCCGTCACTAGCTGAGGTAATTAACCTCTTCTTCTCGCCTTGATAAcaggttttctttcctttcctttccttccCTACTTCTGTTGGGGTCCAGTCGATGGCGCAGTCTCTCAGCCATGGGGGATACACGGAGACTCGTTTACTGGCTGAGATTTTCATCTCTGCTACTAGAACCTCCCcgtgttttttgtttacttttcggGGTCCTTAAAGTATCATTTGACACGGTGTGCCGTCAATAATGACTACAGCGGCTTTCAGACAATAACTTAAACTGACTGAAATGTATGCCTATCTGCATAACTGCATGATGAAACATTTCGTTTTTTTGTTCACTAAtacaaaaaattttattttcaggtttcAGAGAAACATTGAAAGCTGTGTCACAATTTTAAAGCATTGAAGAGACTCATTTTAAACATCCTAGTTGACCTGAAGATTCTCAGCAGTGTCTAGATAACAAAAAAGCACAACAGCAAATGTCACTTTTAATCTCCAAAAAATCGGATTTGTAGAGTGTATTATGAACGAATATATCGCCCTATGGAAATACTACAACCTTTTGCAGGACAAAGTGTTTGTCCAAGAAGCATGAAGCTAAGACAGTTCCGCTGTTCTTGTGAGTTGCTTTAGGATTTTCTATCAATCCATCTAAAGACGGACTGGTTACTTGAAATGCCAGTCTCATCATGGTCCCTGTGCTGTTGTGTGAAGAAACTTCACTCGGAAGCTAGTCAGCAGGGCGTCAGGAATGAAGGACCCAGACCCTTATCTTCTGGAGATGCTTGACGCTGGAGGACTGGAATCGAAGAACTTCTCCATCAACGATTTTCTGAAAGTCTATCTGGAGTACTCGCAAAACGACCACTGGTTCAGCCAGTCGAGAGAGATGTCGCTCATCTCCAGCTTCGTCGTCCTCATCGTCCTCGGAATCGTCAGCAACGGGCTCGTCTGCTTCATCATCGTCAGAAACGGCATTCGCAAGTCCAGCCGCAACCTGTACATCATGAACCTGGCAATCTCGGACATCCTCACCTGCGTATTGTGTAAACCGTTGTCCGTGGTGCGCCTGGTGCTCAAGAACTGGACGCTGGGCGAAGCCCTCTGCCGGCTGGTGCCGTCGCTGCAGACTATTTACGTCTTCGTGTCGACCCTGACGCTGGTGGCGTTGGCCGTCGACCGTTATCGAGCCATCACCAACAACGGCAACAGCATCCGCTCGCGGCTGTCACCCTGTTACGGCCTCGCTTTCATCTGGATCGTCTCCGTTGCCATCGCCGCGCCCTTGTTCGCTGTGCACCACGTGGAGGAGGTCAAAGGTTTCAATGGCTACGTCATGTACAATCTGTGTCTGGAACAGTGGCGCTCGCCAGTCTCGCTGACCATCTACACGGTCATCGTCCTTCTTCTGCAGTACCTCTCCCCTCTCCTCGCCATCGTTACCCTTCATCTTCTCATCGGCAGCTTTCTGCGCATGCACATCACGGATGGGCCCTACCGCCTCCCGGATCTGCATCTCCGTCGAAAGCGGTGCCGACATCGaaaaaacatgattttgttGACGAGCATGGCGGCGGCATTTGCTGTTGCATGGCTGCCCTTAAACCTCGTCAATACACTCGCCACCATTTACCCTGAGGTAATTAATGGGGGAGTTGAAATAGGGAGTTAGATTTTTTTGtctaaaatatgttttgtctttatttgaaaTAGTTGTGAGAGTTATTGTTTtcctttggggtttttttcttgttgatttaAGCGGATCTTTTTGTAACGTAGAATttcaaccctaaccctaaccctcattGAAACAATGACACATTAATATTGTTCTTACTGTTTCGCTCTTACTGTTCTTGCTCACAGTTATAGCGGGAAAGAGGGGTACATCTGAAGACTAAAAATGATCAgagtaagaagaaagaaaacctaGGCaagacgaaaaaaagaaaatcaaaaaaatgaacaaagtttGCAACCGTaacgcagaaaaaaaaaattgaaacgtGTAGGATATCCCTCCAAGATCTTCTTCGTTTGATCATttacttttgttcttttattactttgtcCATCTTGCCGTCTAGCTCGCTGATTGTCTTTCAGTCGAGTTATCTagtttgtatttaaatatttttaaggtaGGCTGAAAATGACCGTTTTCCTCAATGGATGAATATTCTAGACCTTTTTCTCCAATCGAATCCTCGAACATCCCCTGAAGGTAAACTAGGTATAAGTAGGTTCTGTAGATTCTCTCTGCAACAAGTGCACCAGCACCAGTCATGAATTAATGGCTTTTCTGCCTTTTAAGTAAAATTTTGATAAGGATAAAGGCTGAGGAAGTATACAGCTACAGTAAATCGTAATTTTAACATCACCGTTTGTGAATGGGTATTAGTCAAGGGATGAGTGAATGAAAATAGCTGATGGCTAGAGTATGCAGTCCAGTTAGTCACTATAACAGTATAAGCCAATGAAAACCTTAGCTACCATCTTAGTTGCCGGTAGGTAAGTTTACAATTCGTTCCAGAAAACAGATTTACTTTGATTTGAGTAcagccttcttttttttctgtctctatgCCAGTAGAGTTTGGTCACCTCATGTGTCACCTCATGTGTCATGCTAAAGGCTTCATGAAGGCCACAATGAATCTCTCGGACTCCCTGTTGCAGAGACACATAAATCCCTCTCGTTCTCTGTTTAACATATCTAGGTCGGAAAGTCATCCACGCGCAAACACCAAAGCCCCTCCACTTCCGATTCCCCGTAGGGACTGCGTGACAAAAGTCACGTGAGTCACGTTAGCGACagtacttctctctctctttgtgccAAAGAGTTATGGCTCACCCTGGGGAGCATGCGCAGCCAGCTACGGAAGCTGCTTCCCTGGAGCTGTCTGTCAGCTAGGGGAACTTCCGGTCTCCCCCTGTCACCCAGACAGCTTTTCTCAGCTCGCTGTCATAAAAGAAACAGCGTTAGCGTGAGACTGTCCATTGtgtttcaggaaaaaaattgataacaTATTAGAACCGATTTATTTTCAGGTGAAACGGCATCATGTCAGCTCTTTAGCCGCagcatttgacatttttctgacaaaaaagaGGATAGTGTCCAATTATGCCCATAAAATGATGGGATTTCGTGGACGAATGCGGAATTGACTTTTTGAGGTTATAAGCGGCATTCGTGCACTGATTCCTATAAAGTCGCATTTTATGTTCACAGTATTTCACAGTTTCGCTTATATTTCCTGTTTACTTATAAATTATTTGGAAGGGACCTGCTATTTTAAATAATCGAAAGCATCTACCATTGTACATTCCGTTTAAAGcacatattttctttgaatCACAATTGTCGCCTTTATCAGTCATATATTTTAGGTTAAGAGCTACTTTCACCAAATGTTTAGTATTTGCTTGCATTAATAAAGTAGTAATTTCTGTAATGTTTATGATAGTTTCTAGGCTGGTAGTTCTGGTTAATACATTCAAAGCAcgaaggatatatatatatttctctgtGTGATCATATATATCTGTTCATGTTTGATTTGTGCATATTCACAGAAAGGCTAAAAgcaatatatctgtgtgtattgtTGCAGGTTTTTCAAGGCATTGATTTTCCTTTCATCCACGCCCTGTGCATTCTTGTGTCCTTCACCTCAGTCTGTATCAACCCTGTCATCTACGGGCTGCTGAACACAAATTTCAAGAGGGATTTGCGGGGAATATGTAAGCCACCGGAGCCGAGGTGCAGTCCTACCTACTGTCGATGTTTGAGAGGCAACAGCAGGACCTTAGAGCAGTGTGGTCTCATCTCGGGACTCCCTCAAGAACTTTCCAACTCTACGAACAATAAGTTTCGGGATGTGATTACTTCGGTGTAGACTGGAAGCTGTGGAGAGAGGTGTTGATGAGATCagaaaagaacagcaaggaACTCTTTTGTTCAGAAAGGAAACAACTTGGTGCTTTGTTGACAACAGGTCAACGAACATGTTTCCGTTGGAACTGTCGGTGGCTGGAGTTTGACCAAGACATgcagctttctctttctctctacattgtttttgttatggtataatttatttgttaatccCTCGGTTGTGACTTGGGCGAGGTTGAATGAGATGTACCATGCTTTCATGATCTTTAACGATTACCACGTGTTTGCTCAAATTTATGTGATATTACCCAGTGGTAATAAATCTTGAATCCAATGAAAACAGATGATAATGAAGGAATGATAATATTTACAAGCACATACCTCCACATACAGCTTCAAAATGGAATATAATACTTTGTTTCTGCATTTATCTGAAAATTAGAATAGAATTATCGAATTACGGTCTATAAATATATGCTTGTACTCAGGGACACTACTCGTTTAATAAATTGTTGATATATTCCTTCGAGGCAGCTGACATTTTGGAAGCTTCATTGAaatataagagaaagaaaagcagcttTGATGACAGACACAAGTTATGTTGATTAGTATGTTGAGAAGAAGCTGTCCTGGTTTCTATGCCTCAGTATTTTTCCATCCGTGCTTGGAGGATGAGTTAGAAGTTCAGCTGAATGGTAATTAAAGGTTTGCCAGGGaacaaaattttggaaaaatataCACTCCTGCAGATCCCCAGCAAAGCAAGTATATGGAGTGGAGTTTTCATGTCACGTGATTCAGTCTTCCACCagttttttgaagatttttcacGAATATAATCCACTTTATCTCAGTTTCTGCGTGCCATCGTTCAGTTTTCAGTTTCGATATCGACAAAATGATGTCTGACACGC
This sequence is a window from Pomacea canaliculata isolate SZHN2017 linkage group LG5, ASM307304v1, whole genome shotgun sequence. Protein-coding genes within it:
- the LOC112565429 gene encoding neuropeptide Y receptor type 5-like translates to MKDPDPYLLEMLDAGGLESKNFSINDFLKVYLEYSQNDHWFSQSREMSLISSFVVLIVLGIVSNGLVCFIIVRNGIRKSSRNLYIMNLAISDILTCVLCKPLSVVRLVLKNWTLGEALCRLVPSLQTIYVFVSTLTLVALAVDRYRAITNNGNSIRSRLSPCYGLAFIWIVSVAIAAPLFAVHHVEEVKGFNGYVMYNLCLEQWRSPVSLTIYTVIVLLLQYLSPLLAIVTLHLLIGSFLRMHITDGPYRLPDLHLRRKRCRHRKNMILLTSMAAAFAVAWLPLNLVNTLATIYPEVFQGIDFPFIHALCILVSFTSVCINPVIYGLLNTNFKRDLRGICKPPEPRCSPTYCRCLRGNSRTLEQCGLISGLPQELSNSTNNKFRDVITSV